In one Candidatus Planktophila vernalis genomic region, the following are encoded:
- a CDS encoding single-stranded DNA-binding protein, with translation MSEKKGKKKGKKKSVVLEVEEEDFSLNDLLLRGRISAAAIEKELPSGDKVVEFRLIVSRERRDGVDTLDIGAWSAKSRRIALTLKPDEWVEVSGAIHRRFWTGAGGLASRWQVEAVEISRI, from the coding sequence ATGAGTGAGAAAAAGGGTAAGAAAAAGGGTAAGAAAAAGAGCGTGGTACTTGAAGTAGAGGAAGAGGATTTCTCCCTTAATGATCTTCTTTTGAGAGGTCGCATTTCTGCAGCGGCCATTGAGAAAGAACTGCCGTCGGGGGATAAGGTCGTTGAGTTTCGCCTCATTGTTTCTAGAGAGCGACGCGATGGTGTTGACACCTTAGATATCGGCGCTTGGAGCGCTAAATCACGGCGAATTGCGTTGACTTTAAAGCCCGATGAATGGGTTGAAGTATCAGGTGCTATTCACAGGCGTTTTTGGACCGGTGCCGGTGGACTTGCAAGCCGTTGGCAGGTTGAAGCCGTTGAGATTTCTCGAATTTAG
- the tyrS gene encoding tyrosine--tRNA ligase, producing MNLLEDLRWRGLLAQSTDEAALLESLKKPITLYVGFDPTAPSLHVGNLVVLLVLRRFQLAGHTPIALVGGATGLVGDPSGKNEERTLNSTEIVEGWVNRIRTQVSAFLDFSEAKNKAIVVNNLDWTSPLSAIEFLRDIGKHFSVNQMLSKDSVSTRLEAGGISYTEFSYQVLQSYDFLELYRRNNCTLQLGGSDQWGNIVAGLDLIRRVEQGSGHALTVPLLTKADGTKFGKTAGGSVWLDPAMTSPYAFFQYWLNTDDKDVINFLKVFSFKSHEEIAALENAHKENPGLREAHRALARELTALVHSQATTDRVEAAAKALFGQGDLTELDEETLAGALAELPRTTVSKNDAIPTWVDLLAATGVVDSKSAARRIVKEGGAYLNNEKISGEDFAPQKSDFLCGKYAVLRKGKRDLAAVELI from the coding sequence ATGAACCTTCTAGAAGATCTACGCTGGCGCGGGCTATTAGCCCAGTCCACTGATGAGGCGGCTCTGCTTGAATCGTTGAAAAAACCCATCACTTTGTATGTGGGCTTTGATCCAACTGCGCCATCACTACACGTGGGCAATCTCGTGGTTCTTCTAGTTCTACGCCGCTTCCAATTAGCCGGTCACACACCAATCGCTCTAGTCGGCGGTGCTACGGGATTAGTGGGAGATCCCAGCGGTAAGAATGAAGAGCGCACACTCAACAGTACTGAAATCGTTGAGGGCTGGGTCAATCGTATTCGCACACAAGTCTCTGCATTTCTAGATTTTAGCGAAGCTAAAAACAAGGCCATTGTTGTTAACAATCTTGATTGGACTTCACCCCTAAGTGCAATTGAGTTTTTGCGCGATATTGGCAAGCATTTTAGCGTGAACCAAATGCTCTCTAAAGATTCAGTTTCTACAAGATTGGAAGCTGGTGGAATTTCATACACAGAATTTTCTTACCAAGTTTTGCAGTCCTATGACTTCTTGGAACTCTATCGTCGCAATAATTGCACATTGCAATTAGGCGGTTCAGATCAGTGGGGCAACATCGTTGCTGGCCTAGATTTGATTCGCCGCGTTGAGCAGGGAAGCGGTCATGCACTCACCGTGCCACTTTTGACCAAAGCTGATGGAACTAAGTTTGGTAAAACAGCTGGGGGATCAGTCTGGCTAGATCCTGCTATGACTTCTCCTTATGCTTTCTTCCAGTACTGGTTAAATACTGACGATAAAGATGTCATCAACTTTCTTAAGGTCTTTTCTTTCAAATCTCATGAGGAAATTGCCGCTCTGGAAAATGCACATAAAGAAAACCCTGGTTTGCGTGAAGCCCATCGCGCCCTTGCCCGTGAATTAACTGCACTTGTGCACTCACAAGCTACAACTGATCGGGTAGAAGCAGCTGCAAAGGCGTTATTTGGTCAAGGAGATCTCACAGAACTTGATGAAGAAACATTGGCAGGCGCACTTGCTGAACTACCTCGCACGACTGTGTCGAAAAATGATGCAATTCCAACATGGGTTGATCTCTTAGCAGCAACTGGTGTTGTTGACTCTAAATCTGCAGCGCGCCGCATTGTTAAAGAAGGTGGCGCATATCTCAATAATGAAAAGATCTCCGGAGAAGATTTTGCACCTCAAAAATCTGACTTTTTATGCGGTAAATATGCGGTTTTGCGAAAAGGCAAGCGAGATTTAGCCGCTGTGGAGCTGATATAA
- the argH gene encoding argininosuccinate lyase codes for MALWGARFSNGPADAVFALSRSAHFDWRLAPYDIRSSLAHLSVLESSKLVAKDDAAAIRGALKELAVEVSKGSFLAQPGDEDVHSALERGLTAKLGAVGGALRAGRSRNDQVTTDLRLFAIDHMLEVASLVTALNTAILNKANEYVNDSAPGFTHIQHAQPVSFGHELAKHAHAFARDLDRINDWLKRTSVSSLGAGALAGSSLPLNPERTAKELGFDSSFANSIDAVSDRDYVAEALFICATIGLHLSRIGEEWTLWASTEFAWAKVADEYSTGSSIMPQKKNPDMAELARGKSGRLIGNLVSVMTMLKGLPFAYNRDLQEDKEPLFDSIDTLLLTLPAITGMVATTDFDRKKMALAAPTGFSLATEIADYLVRKNVPFATAHESAGKCVALCEKSSRQLHELSDDEFKTIHPSLDGGVRDVLNVAGALSSRTTAGGTAPALVAEQIKSALKENATQSKKIADKAKAFSEMMGS; via the coding sequence ATGGCGCTCTGGGGTGCACGCTTTAGTAATGGCCCAGCCGATGCTGTCTTTGCACTCTCTCGCAGTGCCCACTTTGACTGGCGTTTAGCCCCGTATGACATTCGCTCATCCCTGGCTCACTTATCTGTTTTGGAATCTAGCAAGTTAGTAGCAAAAGATGATGCAGCAGCTATTCGCGGTGCTCTCAAAGAATTAGCAGTTGAGGTGTCAAAGGGCTCATTTTTGGCGCAGCCTGGCGATGAAGATGTTCATAGCGCTTTGGAGCGTGGGCTAACTGCCAAGCTGGGCGCAGTTGGGGGAGCACTTCGTGCTGGGCGCTCTCGCAATGATCAAGTCACAACTGATCTACGTCTCTTTGCCATCGATCACATGTTGGAAGTTGCTTCATTGGTTACCGCGTTGAATACCGCAATTTTGAACAAGGCCAATGAGTATGTCAACGACAGTGCTCCAGGTTTTACTCACATTCAACATGCACAGCCCGTTTCCTTTGGACATGAATTAGCAAAGCACGCACATGCTTTTGCAAGAGATCTCGATCGCATTAACGACTGGTTAAAGCGCACATCGGTGAGCTCTCTTGGGGCAGGCGCTCTTGCAGGATCTTCACTTCCATTGAATCCAGAGCGCACTGCAAAAGAGCTTGGTTTTGATTCTAGTTTTGCTAACAGCATTGATGCCGTCAGTGATCGTGATTATGTTGCAGAGGCGCTGTTTATTTGCGCAACAATAGGTTTGCACTTATCTCGTATCGGTGAAGAGTGGACGTTGTGGGCATCAACAGAGTTTGCCTGGGCCAAAGTTGCAGATGAGTACTCAACGGGTTCATCGATTATGCCTCAGAAGAAGAATCCAGACATGGCAGAGCTTGCACGAGGCAAATCAGGTCGACTGATTGGCAATCTGGTCTCAGTCATGACAATGCTTAAGGGATTGCCTTTTGCATATAACCGCGATCTGCAAGAAGATAAAGAACCTCTCTTTGACAGCATTGATACTTTGCTCTTAACGTTGCCAGCAATTACTGGCATGGTTGCAACTACCGATTTTGATCGAAAAAAGATGGCACTGGCAGCACCAACTGGTTTCTCCCTTGCTACAGAGATTGCTGATTATTTGGTTCGAAAGAATGTTCCTTTTGCTACTGCTCATGAATCTGCAGGAAAATGTGTTGCGTTGTGTGAAAAGAGTTCACGTCAATTGCATGAACTTAGCGATGATGAGTTTAAAACTATCCATCCTTCTCTAGACGGGGGAGTCAGAGACGTGCTAAACGTGGCCGGAGCTTTGAGTTCACGGACAACTGCTGGAGGAACAGCGCCGGCGTTAGTGGCCGAGCAAATTAAGAGCGCGCTTAAAGAAAATGCGACGCAATCTAAGAAAATAGCCGACAAAGCCAAGGCCTTTTCAGAGATGATGGGTTCATGA
- a CDS encoding arginine repressor has protein sequence MASNATNVSARRAKAIALIQSGVIHSQSDLVVALKKSGYRVTQATASRDLEEIGAVRGRGRDGESVYQIRESSDDALSRINPVPSKLILSVDHSANLAVIHTPPGAAQFVASSLDHANLTGVIGTIAGDDTIILVSKKATGGAQLAKELLAYAATKNGRK, from the coding sequence ATGGCAAGTAATGCAACGAATGTTTCTGCGCGCAGAGCAAAGGCCATTGCGCTGATTCAATCTGGAGTTATTCACTCACAGTCTGATTTGGTCGTGGCACTCAAAAAAAGTGGATATCGAGTTACTCAGGCAACGGCTAGTAGAGATCTCGAAGAAATTGGTGCGGTTCGTGGTCGTGGTCGAGATGGTGAATCTGTCTACCAAATTAGAGAGTCCTCTGATGATGCTCTTTCTCGTATCAATCCTGTTCCATCAAAGTTAATTCTCTCCGTGGATCACAGTGCCAACTTGGCCGTGATTCACACACCACCAGGGGCGGCGCAGTTTGTTGCTAGTTCACTTGACCACGCCAATCTCACAGGTGTTATTGGCACGATTGCAGGAGACGACACGATTATCCTTGTGTCCAAGAAAGCAACAGGTGGAGCGCAATTAGCGAAAGAATTACTCGCTTACGCAGCAACTAAGAATGGGAGAAAGTAA
- a CDS encoding acetylornithine transaminase, whose amino-acid sequence MKNTDLIKQWKSTTQNNYGVPSIALVKGKGIVVTDADGKQYLDFLGGIATSILGHAHPAIVKAVSKQIAQLSHVSNFYAHPNALTLAAKLVEMTGDKSARVFFCQSGAEANEAALKLSRRTGRNRIIAAQGAFHGRTMGALSLTGQPAKREPFLPLVKGVKHVAFGDIEAMRRAISRKTAMVILEPIMGEAGVIIPPVDYLSQVRELCDRYGVLLVIDAVQTGMGRTGDWFGYEYSGIKPDVITLAKGLGGGLPLGAMIALGKAASLFEAGDHGTTFGGNPVTTAAGLAAIAVIDKEKLIEKTVLHHEYLLTELAMVKGVKEVRGAGLLIGIELDTPTAKEFAAKMAKAGVLVNAANESTIRIAPALIVTQAQLVKFVSIFRKVISDGK is encoded by the coding sequence ATGAAAAACACAGATCTCATAAAGCAGTGGAAGAGCACAACACAGAATAATTATGGTGTCCCATCCATTGCTCTTGTAAAGGGTAAAGGCATAGTCGTTACTGATGCCGATGGAAAGCAGTACTTAGATTTCTTAGGCGGAATTGCAACAAGTATCTTGGGACATGCACATCCGGCTATTGTGAAGGCTGTTAGCAAGCAGATTGCACAGTTAAGTCATGTGAGTAATTTCTATGCCCATCCCAACGCTTTAACGTTAGCTGCAAAGTTAGTTGAAATGACGGGCGATAAGAGTGCACGTGTTTTCTTTTGCCAATCTGGCGCTGAAGCTAATGAGGCAGCATTAAAGCTTTCTCGTCGAACAGGTCGCAACCGAATCATTGCTGCGCAAGGTGCTTTTCACGGTAGAACAATGGGTGCACTTTCACTAACAGGACAACCTGCAAAGCGCGAACCATTTTTGCCCTTGGTGAAAGGTGTTAAACACGTTGCATTTGGCGACATCGAAGCAATGCGCCGTGCTATTTCAAGAAAGACTGCAATGGTGATTCTGGAGCCAATCATGGGAGAAGCCGGAGTGATAATTCCACCGGTTGATTACTTGTCACAGGTGAGAGAACTCTGCGATAGATATGGTGTGTTGTTAGTAATTGATGCTGTGCAAACAGGTATGGGTCGCACGGGTGATTGGTTTGGATATGAGTACTCAGGGATAAAGCCTGATGTGATTACTTTGGCTAAGGGATTAGGTGGGGGATTGCCATTAGGGGCAATGATCGCACTAGGGAAAGCAGCATCACTTTTTGAGGCCGGAGATCACGGCACAACATTTGGTGGCAACCCAGTTACTACTGCTGCAGGTCTTGCAGCCATTGCAGTGATTGATAAAGAGAAGCTTATTGAAAAGACAGTCCTTCATCATGAATATCTCTTGACAGAGTTAGCGATGGTTAAGGGTGTGAAGGAAGTGCGCGGAGCTGGATTGCTCATTGGAATTGAGTTGGATACACCTACTGCAAAAGAGTTTGCGGCCAAGATGGCTAAGGCTGGAGTTTTGGTCAATGCTGCTAATGAATCAACGATTCGAATAGCACCTGCCCTCATTGTTACTCAGGCACAACTGGTGAAATTTGTTTCTATCTTTAGAAAGGTGATCAGTGATGGCAAGTAA
- the argB gene encoding acetylglutamate kinase — MIVVKFGGHAMKDENGAFAQAIAAAQATGESVVVVHGGGPQIDAALKAKGIESSFVGGFRFTTPEIFEVVETVLANEVGPKVAQTLIKGGIKAQALSGRTLPTLIARKKTTLVDGSNADLGSVGDVVRVDVSALKELVSKGVVPVVAPISSDEGGSGGLNVNADLAAAAIAGALDASALIVMTDVAGIYRSWPDTSSLIESISSDELNAIKAGFAEGMAPKVQAALDAVASGAKAVRIIDGTDPNSFADALLSKGGTLVIA; from the coding sequence ATGATCGTCGTTAAATTCGGTGGGCATGCCATGAAGGATGAAAACGGCGCTTTTGCCCAGGCAATTGCAGCTGCTCAAGCGACAGGTGAATCCGTTGTGGTTGTGCACGGCGGCGGACCTCAAATTGATGCGGCGTTGAAAGCTAAGGGAATTGAAAGTTCATTCGTTGGTGGCTTTCGCTTCACAACACCAGAGATTTTTGAAGTTGTTGAGACAGTTCTAGCTAATGAAGTCGGCCCAAAGGTTGCACAAACTCTTATTAAGGGTGGAATTAAGGCTCAAGCACTATCCGGACGCACACTTCCCACTCTGATCGCGAGAAAGAAAACAACATTAGTAGATGGAAGTAATGCCGATCTTGGGAGCGTGGGTGATGTTGTCAGGGTCGATGTTTCGGCGCTTAAAGAATTAGTCAGTAAGGGAGTAGTTCCAGTCGTTGCACCCATTAGTAGTGATGAAGGCGGCTCTGGTGGATTGAATGTCAATGCTGATTTAGCTGCCGCAGCTATTGCTGGAGCGTTAGATGCTTCTGCACTCATCGTTATGACTGATGTTGCTGGCATTTATCGTAGTTGGCCAGATACTTCATCTTTGATTGAATCTATTTCATCAGATGAGCTCAACGCCATTAAAGCGGGGTTCGCTGAAGGCATGGCACCTAAAGTTCAAGCCGCACTAGATGCAGTTGCCAGTGGTGCTAAAGCCGTTCGAATTATTGACGGCACGGATCCAAACAGCTTTGCGGATGCACTACTGAGCAAAGGTGGAACGTTGGTGATCGCATGA
- the argJ gene encoding bifunctional glutamate N-acetyltransferase/amino-acid acetyltransferase ArgJ — translation MKLPQGFVGAACVAGLKSTGALDLTLIENTGPTFFGTAVFTSNKVIAAPVIWSKQVVKDQIVRAVVLNSGGANACTGPQGFADTHATAELVGDLLEVSSGEVVVCSTGLIGELLPMTKIESGIRSIASELKSESLQECAQAIMTTDSVPKIAQASLGKVEVAGIAKGAGMLAPALATMLSVVMTDGLVGSNAAEIFAQVTDRTYNRIDSDGCTSTNDTVLFMASGASGQTLSDSELEDLLMKVCGSLAAQLIEDAEGSTKSVAITVNNAVSEKDAVEVGRACARNNLLKAAIFGGDPNWGRVLAAVGTADAHMDPLTIDVALNGVQVCSNSAPDADKSKVDFSNRLVEIVIDLKVGKASATVMTNDLSHDYVHENSAYST, via the coding sequence ATGAAACTACCTCAAGGCTTTGTTGGTGCTGCATGTGTTGCAGGCTTAAAAAGCACAGGGGCACTTGATTTAACACTGATTGAGAACACTGGACCTACCTTTTTCGGTACGGCGGTATTCACATCAAACAAAGTAATCGCAGCACCGGTCATCTGGAGCAAGCAGGTAGTTAAAGATCAGATCGTTAGAGCAGTTGTGCTCAACTCCGGCGGGGCCAATGCCTGCACAGGACCGCAAGGATTTGCTGACACTCATGCAACTGCAGAGTTGGTAGGGGATTTACTAGAAGTTTCATCGGGTGAAGTGGTTGTTTGTTCAACTGGCCTTATTGGTGAATTACTACCCATGACAAAGATTGAAAGTGGCATTAGATCAATTGCATCAGAGCTCAAATCTGAATCACTGCAGGAGTGCGCACAAGCCATTATGACAACGGATTCAGTACCAAAGATTGCACAAGCCAGCCTAGGCAAAGTTGAAGTAGCAGGTATTGCCAAGGGTGCCGGAATGTTAGCTCCAGCTTTAGCAACAATGCTTTCGGTTGTTATGACAGATGGGCTTGTGGGTTCAAATGCTGCCGAGATATTTGCACAAGTAACGGATCGAACTTATAACCGAATTGATTCAGATGGTTGTACATCAACTAATGACACAGTGCTCTTTATGGCATCAGGTGCGTCAGGGCAGACACTTTCTGATTCAGAGTTGGAAGATCTGTTAATGAAAGTTTGTGGTTCACTTGCGGCGCAACTCATTGAAGATGCAGAAGGCTCTACCAAATCAGTTGCGATTACGGTCAACAATGCAGTGAGTGAAAAGGACGCCGTTGAAGTAGGAAGAGCGTGTGCTCGCAACAACTTACTCAAGGCAGCAATCTTTGGTGGAGATCCAAACTGGGGCAGAGTGTTAGCTGCCGTTGGCACAGCAGATGCCCACATGGATCCGCTAACGATTGATGTTGCCCTCAATGGTGTTCAAGTTTGTTCTAACAGCGCACCGGATGCCGATAAGAGCAAAGTTGATTTCAGTAACCGTCTGGTAGAAATAGTCATAGATCTAAAGGTTGGCAAAGCTAGTGCAACTGTGATGACTAACGATCTCTCACATGACTATGTTCATGAGAACTCGGCGTATTCAACATGA
- the argC gene encoding N-acetyl-gamma-glutamyl-phosphate reductase — translation MKTAVIGASGYAGGELLRLLAVHPHFQVTAISAHSNAGELVTSVHPHLTTHNGEKFLAVSEIDFSDIELVFIALPHGESASLIAKIPSTTKIVDLGADYRLEDASAWEKYYGGVHAGAWVYGLPELSAGQRQAIAKESKIANPGCYATAITLGIAPAVNHVDVSDVVVVAASGTTGAGRSAKINLIASEVMGSLTSYKFGGVHQHTPEIEQAVSAIAKKPVKISFTPILAPMPRGILATITAKLNKPMNSKEAHDLFTKHYAGEYFVDVLPLSQMPKTGGVTGSNKVQMQVAVDEHTNRLVISVALDNLGKGAASQAIQNANIITGFHEGSGLSTDGLGA, via the coding sequence ATGAAAACAGCGGTCATTGGTGCAAGCGGGTATGCCGGGGGAGAACTCCTTCGTCTACTGGCAGTGCATCCACATTTTCAAGTCACGGCTATTAGTGCTCACTCGAATGCTGGTGAGCTAGTCACATCCGTCCATCCACACTTAACAACTCACAATGGTGAGAAGTTTTTAGCTGTTTCAGAGATAGATTTTTCAGATATCGAACTCGTCTTTATCGCGCTGCCTCATGGTGAATCAGCCTCACTCATTGCAAAGATTCCATCTACGACAAAGATCGTGGACCTAGGTGCCGATTACAGATTAGAAGATGCTTCTGCCTGGGAGAAATACTATGGGGGAGTCCATGCCGGAGCTTGGGTCTATGGCCTACCTGAACTTAGCGCGGGACAACGTCAAGCTATAGCGAAGGAAAGCAAAATCGCCAATCCTGGTTGCTATGCAACGGCAATTACTTTAGGGATAGCACCCGCAGTTAATCATGTAGATGTTAGCGATGTTGTTGTAGTTGCGGCATCTGGAACAACTGGGGCGGGTCGAAGCGCCAAGATTAATTTGATTGCAAGTGAAGTGATGGGCTCTCTGACTTCATATAAGTTCGGCGGAGTGCATCAACACACACCAGAGATTGAGCAGGCTGTGTCAGCTATTGCAAAAAAGCCGGTGAAAATCTCTTTCACGCCAATACTTGCACCAATGCCCCGTGGCATTCTGGCAACCATTACTGCCAAGTTGAACAAGCCCATGAATTCAAAAGAAGCACACGACCTTTTTACAAAGCACTATGCGGGAGAGTATTTCGTAGATGTGTTGCCACTGAGTCAGATGCCTAAGACAGGCGGTGTTACAGGTTCCAACAAGGTTCAAATGCAGGTTGCCGTTGATGAACACACCAACCGTCTAGTAATCAGTGTTGCCTTGGATAATTTAGGAAAAGGCGCAGCAAGTCAGGCAATACAAAATGCAAACATCATTACTGGTTTTCATGAAGGTTCTGGTCTATCAACTGATGGTTTAGGCGCATGA
- the pheT gene encoding phenylalanine--tRNA ligase subunit beta produces the protein MRAPLSWIKEFVDIPAKVSADEISDGLIRVGFEVEEIIYQGADLTGPLKFAKVLSIEELTEHKKPIRYVGIDCGEKETRYVICGATNFAVGDMIVAALPGAVLPGNFAISARETYGKTSNGMICSARELGISDEHAGIMVFSEADVKIGADAIEGLQINDVIFDVAVNPDRGYALSIRGIAREVAGSLGLKFTDPVEALRTLKFEETGKGVSAKIAEGHPASVFYLRTLSNFDPKATTPIWMRRRIEKMGMRSISLVVDVTNYVMLELGQPLHAFDKAKIKGGLTIKRAGKAQKFRTLDGVERTLDPEDLMVCDDEQPLALAGTMGGLSSEITETTTDIALEAVHFCEVCIAKNSRRHKLSSEASRRFERSVDPSLAEFASARFVQLLTAHSSAKHVATVVDGEPIYAPLVTIDSSYVSKTLGFDVPPAKVAELLRVIGCDVDEKSFTIDPPSWRADLLTAADFTEEVARMIGYDKIPSILPPRPLHASLTPTQKRRRAVATMLASRGLAEVQTFPFTNQETIDAMGFVGERASTYAIANPMSEEFPLMRVHLVPGLIEVAQRNISRGAKDFAIFEMGSIFRSAQKLVPAISPDLSKRPSQKVIEEIFASVPPQAYHVAGLLVGKVENENWQGKARAYTWHDAIEYAQDILALCNLEWSIKRSDFAPWHPGRCAELIVDGKAVAHAGEIHPRIIAKYGLPERSVAFAVGLSALPDSSLVRPTRVGTMPAALQDVALIVDEKVTAAEVQAALTEGAGDLLESISLFDRYDKIGDGKISLAFTLVFRAPDRTLTGDEVSAMREAATAVAAKKCGAVVRTA, from the coding sequence ATGCGCGCACCTCTATCGTGGATTAAAGAGTTTGTTGATATTCCAGCAAAGGTAAGTGCAGATGAGATCTCTGACGGCCTTATTCGAGTTGGCTTTGAAGTTGAAGAAATCATCTACCAAGGCGCTGATTTAACTGGCCCACTTAAGTTTGCAAAGGTGCTCTCGATTGAAGAGTTAACTGAGCATAAGAAGCCAATCCGCTATGTGGGTATTGATTGTGGGGAAAAAGAAACTCGCTATGTCATTTGTGGTGCCACCAACTTTGCAGTGGGGGACATGATTGTTGCAGCTCTTCCGGGGGCTGTGTTGCCTGGTAATTTTGCAATTAGTGCCCGTGAGACTTACGGCAAAACTTCTAATGGAATGATCTGCTCTGCTCGCGAATTAGGTATTAGTGATGAGCATGCTGGCATCATGGTTTTCTCAGAGGCCGATGTGAAAATTGGTGCCGATGCAATCGAGGGCTTGCAGATTAACGATGTGATCTTTGATGTGGCAGTTAATCCAGATCGCGGTTATGCATTGAGCATTCGAGGAATAGCACGTGAGGTTGCAGGCTCATTGGGGTTGAAGTTCACTGATCCTGTTGAGGCACTGCGAACATTGAAGTTTGAGGAGACTGGCAAGGGTGTATCGGCAAAGATTGCAGAAGGTCACCCTGCATCTGTTTTTTACTTGCGCACCTTGTCTAATTTTGATCCAAAAGCAACAACACCGATCTGGATGCGCCGACGCATCGAAAAAATGGGTATGCGTTCAATTTCCTTAGTTGTCGATGTTACAAATTATGTAATGCTCGAACTTGGACAGCCTTTGCATGCTTTTGATAAAGCAAAGATTAAGGGCGGACTTACGATCAAGCGCGCCGGCAAGGCACAAAAATTTAGAACTCTGGACGGTGTAGAGCGCACATTAGATCCTGAAGATTTGATGGTATGTGATGATGAACAACCGTTAGCTCTTGCCGGAACAATGGGAGGTTTGTCTTCTGAAATTACAGAAACAACAACCGATATCGCATTGGAAGCGGTTCACTTCTGTGAGGTATGCATCGCTAAGAACTCTCGTCGTCACAAACTTTCATCTGAAGCATCGCGACGTTTTGAACGAAGCGTAGATCCTTCATTGGCCGAATTCGCATCAGCGCGTTTTGTCCAACTGCTTACCGCTCACAGTTCAGCCAAGCATGTGGCAACAGTGGTTGATGGCGAGCCCATCTATGCACCCTTGGTAACTATTGATTCTTCTTATGTTTCAAAGACCCTGGGTTTTGATGTGCCACCTGCAAAGGTTGCCGAGCTTCTACGTGTAATTGGTTGCGATGTTGATGAGAAGAGCTTCACCATTGATCCTCCATCGTGGCGTGCGGATTTACTAACGGCAGCGGATTTCACCGAAGAAGTCGCCCGCATGATTGGCTACGACAAGATTCCATCCATTTTGCCTCCTCGTCCATTGCACGCATCGCTCACCCCAACTCAAAAGCGTCGCAGAGCCGTTGCGACAATGCTTGCAAGTCGTGGTTTAGCTGAAGTTCAAACTTTTCCATTCACAAACCAAGAAACTATTGATGCGATGGGCTTTGTCGGCGAACGTGCTTCAACCTATGCAATTGCTAACCCAATGTCTGAAGAGTTCCCATTGATGCGCGTGCATTTAGTTCCGGGGTTAATTGAGGTTGCACAGCGCAATATCAGCCGCGGGGCAAAAGATTTTGCAATCTTTGAGATGGGATCCATTTTCCGAAGTGCTCAGAAATTAGTCCCCGCAATTTCACCTGACTTGTCCAAGCGACCAAGTCAAAAGGTTATTGAAGAGATTTTTGCTTCCGTTCCACCACAGGCTTATCACGTGGCTGGTTTGCTTGTAGGCAAAGTAGAGAATGAGAATTGGCAAGGGAAAGCGCGTGCATACACATGGCACGATGCCATTGAATATGCCCAAGATATTTTGGCGCTGTGTAATCTGGAGTGGAGTATCAAGCGCTCTGATTTTGCACCGTGGCATCCAGGACGATGCGCAGAATTAATCGTTGATGGCAAAGCAGTGGCACATGCGGGAGAGATTCACCCACGAATTATTGCTAAATACGGGTTACCTGAGCGAAGTGTTGCATTTGCTGTTGGGTTAAGCGCTCTTCCAGATTCATCTCTCGTACGTCCAACACGTGTAGGAACAATGCCTGCAGCGTTGCAAGATGTGGCGTTAATTGTTGATGAGAAAGTAACGGCTGCTGAAGTTCAGGCAGCCCTTACAGAGGGTGCTGGAGACTTACTTGAGTCCATCTCTCTTTTTGATCGCTACGACAAGATCGGCGATGGCAAGATCTCTCTAGCTTTCACTTTGGTCTTTAGAGCACCTGATCGCACGCTAACTGGCGATGAGGTCTCAGCCATGCGTGAGGCAGCTACAGCTGTGGCAGCCAAGAAATGCGGAGCAGTAGTTCGCACCGCATAA